Proteins encoded by one window of Sorangium aterium:
- a CDS encoding glycosyltransferase family 4 protein has protein sequence MKPGVNVGMKEAGWLRQPRVLWVTRIFPNRVEPLSCAFQRQQLAALSRRCAVEVLAAIPYHPGVSLLGERTRPGRLVAVPARDEIDGVPVVHARAPYLPGAGRVLAPVNAPLYLAGLLPYIPRLRGRFDVVLGAWLYPDACAAALLARMLGLPYAVKAHGTDVNVVARWRSVRPLVGSALRSAACAIGVSRPMVEALVALGAPKERAVLVRNGVDRALFRPADRGAARRELGLPAHGRIVTFVGHVSREKGIHELLRAFEALGSDGSEPVHLVIVGDGPERAAVEQAAARRDRERAPADLREGRGRILAVGARPLSAVARHMAATDLLVLPSWAEGTPNVVLEALAAARPVVATRVGGIPDVVTPGRTGLLVPPRDAGALGRALREALARAWDEDAFAEAAPPSWEESAEALRRLLARAAFGDDGRAAA, from the coding sequence ATGAAGCCTGGCGTGAACGTGGGCATGAAGGAGGCGGGCTGGCTGAGGCAGCCGCGCGTCCTCTGGGTGACGCGCATCTTTCCGAACCGGGTTGAGCCGCTGTCGTGCGCATTCCAGCGGCAGCAGCTCGCGGCGCTGTCACGCCGCTGTGCGGTGGAGGTGCTCGCGGCGATCCCGTACCACCCGGGCGTATCGCTCCTGGGCGAGCGCACGCGTCCGGGCCGGCTGGTGGCGGTGCCTGCGCGCGACGAGATCGATGGCGTCCCGGTGGTCCACGCGCGCGCGCCGTACCTCCCGGGGGCGGGTCGGGTGCTGGCGCCCGTGAACGCGCCGCTCTACCTGGCGGGGCTCCTGCCGTACATCCCGCGGCTGCGGGGGCGGTTCGATGTCGTGCTGGGGGCGTGGCTCTACCCCGACGCCTGCGCCGCGGCGCTGCTCGCCCGGATGCTCGGCCTCCCTTACGCTGTGAAGGCCCACGGCACGGACGTGAACGTCGTGGCCCGCTGGCGCTCGGTGCGGCCGCTCGTCGGCAGCGCGCTCCGGTCCGCCGCCTGCGCGATCGGCGTGAGCCGGCCGATGGTCGAGGCGCTCGTGGCGCTCGGCGCGCCGAAGGAACGCGCGGTCCTCGTCCGCAACGGGGTCGATCGCGCGCTCTTCCGCCCTGCCGACCGGGGCGCGGCCCGGCGCGAGCTCGGGCTCCCGGCGCACGGGCGCATCGTCACCTTCGTCGGGCACGTCAGCCGGGAGAAAGGGATCCACGAGCTGCTGCGCGCGTTCGAGGCGCTCGGCAGCGACGGCAGCGAGCCTGTCCATCTCGTGATCGTCGGCGACGGCCCGGAGCGGGCTGCGGTCGAGCAGGCCGCCGCGCGGCGCGATCGCGAGCGCGCGCCGGCCGATCTGCGCGAGGGGCGCGGCCGGATCCTCGCCGTCGGGGCGCGGCCGCTCTCCGCGGTTGCCCGCCACATGGCCGCGACGGATCTGCTGGTGCTTCCGAGCTGGGCGGAGGGAACCCCGAACGTGGTGCTCGAGGCGCTCGCGGCCGCGCGTCCTGTGGTGGCCACGCGCGTCGGGGGCATCCCGGACGTGGTGACGCCGGGGCGCACCGGCTTGCTCGTCCCGCCGCGCGATGCGGGGGCGCTCGGCCGGGCGCTCCGCGAGGCGCTCGCGCGCGCCTGGGACGAGGACGCGTTCGCCGAGGCGGCGCCGCCGTCGTGGGAGGAGAGCGCCGAGGCGCTGCGGCGGCTGCTCGCGCGCGCGGCGTTCGGGGACGACGGGCGGGCCGCCGCGTAG
- a CDS encoding sugar transferase, with protein MLELFRSPRRAMVWFVEASLLSLLVCCAPGVLVGWEHTLDGERFGRTASISLVALASLYYHGLYGPEPPRARALVLTTFRALGLAAAVLWLAFWLVPDAQISDRVILTSLGAAALVLPAWRAACDRVMRSESFSKLAVVLGSGELARSCAALIRKDGQVLGLRLAGRLVRDEEPIDEVEIAGRYRDLRRLVEQRGVGAVIVATSERRAAFPLEELLDLKLRGVEIEEGMDFYERVTGKICVRELKPSQIIFSHGFNVRRRTLLAKRIFDVVCATAGLVLALPLMALTAALVKLDSRGPALYSQIRTGALGKPFRIHKFRSMRTDAEKDGAAWATENDPRVTRVGRFIRKTRLDELPQLWNVLVGEMSMVGPRPERPEFIDALEKQIPFFRQRLFVKPGVTGHAQVRCRYGASAEDALEKLQYDLYYMKSFSLWFDISILIDTVKVVLWRIGAR; from the coding sequence ATGCTGGAGCTGTTCCGGTCGCCGCGCCGGGCCATGGTGTGGTTTGTCGAGGCCAGCTTGCTCTCGCTCCTGGTGTGCTGCGCGCCGGGCGTGCTCGTGGGCTGGGAGCACACGCTCGATGGGGAGCGCTTCGGACGGACGGCGAGCATCTCGTTGGTGGCGCTGGCGTCGCTCTATTATCACGGCCTGTACGGGCCCGAGCCTCCCAGGGCGCGGGCGCTGGTCCTGACGACGTTCCGGGCGCTCGGCCTGGCGGCGGCGGTGCTGTGGCTCGCGTTCTGGCTCGTGCCGGACGCGCAGATCAGCGATCGGGTGATCCTGACGTCGCTCGGGGCGGCGGCGCTCGTGCTCCCCGCGTGGCGCGCGGCGTGTGATCGGGTGATGAGGAGCGAGAGCTTCTCGAAGCTCGCGGTCGTGCTGGGCTCGGGCGAGCTCGCCCGCTCGTGCGCGGCCCTCATCCGGAAGGATGGACAGGTCCTCGGGCTGCGCCTCGCCGGCCGGCTCGTCCGCGACGAGGAGCCGATCGACGAGGTCGAGATCGCGGGGAGGTACCGAGACCTCCGGCGCCTCGTCGAGCAGCGCGGCGTCGGGGCGGTGATCGTGGCGACGTCCGAGCGCCGCGCCGCCTTCCCGCTGGAAGAGCTGCTCGATCTGAAGCTCCGCGGCGTCGAGATCGAGGAGGGCATGGATTTCTACGAGCGGGTGACCGGCAAGATCTGCGTGCGCGAGCTGAAGCCGAGCCAGATCATCTTCTCTCACGGGTTCAACGTGCGGCGGCGGACGCTTTTGGCGAAGCGGATCTTCGACGTCGTGTGCGCGACCGCCGGGCTCGTCCTCGCGCTGCCGCTGATGGCGCTCACGGCCGCCCTGGTGAAGCTCGACTCCAGGGGGCCGGCGCTCTATTCGCAGATCCGGACAGGCGCTCTCGGGAAGCCGTTCAGGATCCACAAGTTCCGCTCGATGAGGACCGACGCCGAGAAGGACGGGGCGGCGTGGGCCACCGAGAACGATCCGCGCGTGACCCGCGTCGGGCGGTTCATCCGGAAGACGCGGCTCGACGAGCTGCCGCAGCTCTGGAACGTGCTGGTCGGCGAGATGAGCATGGTGGGGCCGCGGCCGGAGCGCCCCGAGTTCATCGACGCTCTGGAGAAGCAAATCCCCTTCTTCCGGCAGCGGCTCTTCGTGAAGCCGGGAGTGACGGGACACGCACAGGTGCGCTGCCGTTACGGCGCGTCCGCCGAGGACGCGCTGGAGAAGCTCCAGTATGATCTCTACTATATGAAGAGCTTCTCGCTCTGGTTCGATATCTCCATCCTCATCGACACCGTGAAGGTCGTGCTCTGGCGCATCGGCGCACGGTGA
- a CDS encoding YciI family protein produces MYAIAIIRYRRPLDEVLPAVDAHRAYLKGLIEQGLVLASGPLDPRYGGALLLRVPDEAAGATLDRIRDGDPFTEKGLAQYELLPWAPVFGKEELDRAFAPKP; encoded by the coding sequence ATGTACGCGATTGCGATCATTCGTTACAGGCGACCGCTCGACGAGGTGCTCCCGGCCGTCGACGCCCACCGCGCCTATCTGAAGGGGCTCATCGAGCAGGGACTCGTGCTCGCGTCAGGGCCGCTCGATCCCCGCTACGGCGGCGCGCTCCTGCTCCGGGTGCCCGACGAGGCGGCCGGGGCGACGCTGGATCGGATCCGGGACGGCGATCCCTTCACGGAGAAGGGGCTGGCGCAGTACGAGCTCTTGCCGTGGGCGCCGGTGTTCGGAAAGGAGGAGCTCGACCGGGCCTTCGCCCCGAAGCCCTGA